AGCCTGTTTATGGAAGCTTTAAATTTTAATTACCGCCAGATTCTTTCTACTTCCATGGTATTATTTGCCATAATTGACATATTAGGCTCTATACCAGTAGTAATACAACTCCGCAGATCTGCCGGCCATATAGAATCTGAAAAGGCGACCATCGTAGCAACAGTACTGATGATTATCTTTCTTTTTGCAGGAGAAACCCTGTTAAAAGTTATTGGACTGGATGTAGAATCCTTTGCCATCGCTGGCTCCCTGGTCATCTTCTGCATCGCTATGGAAATGGTATTAGGACTTACGATATTTAAAGAAGGCGATGCACCCGAAACAGTATCTATCGTTCCCCTGGCATTTCCACTCATTGCAGGCGCTGGAACAATGACTACCCTCCTGTCGCTCAAAACAGAATATGCCACTCAGAATATCATTGCGGGGATCATGATCAACATGGTCTTTGTTTATATTGTACTAAAAAACACCGATAAGCTAGAGAAGCTACTGGGCAAATCAGGCCTGGGTGTACTGAGAAAAGCTTTTGGTATCATTTTACTGGCTATAGCCATCAAATTGTTCAGAAACAATACAGGTCTCTAAATACATACCAGAGCAAACCGTATTTATCCTACCCTATAGCTTAATCA
The Pedobacter sp. MC2016-14 DNA segment above includes these coding regions:
- a CDS encoding MarC family protein, whose amino-acid sequence is MEALNFNYRQILSTSMVLFAIIDILGSIPVVIQLRRSAGHIESEKATIVATVLMIIFLFAGETLLKVIGLDVESFAIAGSLVIFCIAMEMVLGLTIFKEGDAPETVSIVPLAFPLIAGAGTMTTLLSLKTEYATQNIIAGIMINMVFVYIVLKNTDKLEKLLGKSGLGVLRKAFGIILLAIAIKLFRNNTGL